The Thiovulum sp. ES genomic sequence ACTCCCCCAGCAACAGCACCTATTGCTGTTCCAACGACAGGAACTACCGAACCTGCAGCTGCTCCAATAGCTGCTCCACTAAGTCCTCCTGTAGATTTTACAACGATTTTTCCAGCAACTTTTGCAGCCATTTTAAAACCTATTGCACTTGCAATTTTGTTTGTAATTGTATGAAGAATTGTAGTGCCTATAATCATTTTAGTTTCATGCTTTACGATATTTTCTAAAGTTCCCTTGAAAAACATTGTCATCAATTCTGCACCCTGTTTTGAAATAGAAAAGTGTGATCTATTAAATCTTTCTATTTTTAATGAAAATTTATTTAAATTTTCAGTTTGTTTTATTTGGAGTTGATTCATTGTTCTTTCTAATCTTTGATCGAAATTTACTCTTCCAAATAATTGTCTTCTGATTGTATTTTCTAATTCTCCAACTAAAGCATCTCCTATTTCCGAATATTCACCTTTGAGAGAAAAATGATGATTTGCATAGATAGGAACATTTGATTTTACTTCATTAAAAAGATTGTTAATTTCTTGAATTTCTTCATCTAAATCTCGATAAAAATTTTCTGATAAATCCTTATACTCTTGATCTATTTGTTGATGTATGGCAGGAAGTTCACCTTTAACCTCATTGTAAAAATCTTGGCTCAAGTGAATTCGGTTATTTTCATCTATGAAAATTTTTGGGTCTTCTTCAACTTTTTCTACTTTTGGGTCTTCTTCGATTTTTTTTACATTTTGTTGGTAATAGATAATTCCAACTACAATTAGAGAAACAAAAATTAAAAAATATATTGTTCTCCAAAAAAACTAAAAAAATAATTCCATTTAAAACAACTCCAATCCAAAATTTTCAACTTCTTCCCAAAACTCATCTTGTTCTAAATCTGAAAAGTGTGAAACTGAAAATCCAACATTTTTCAAAAAACTTGCAATATCTCGACTATCATTTACAGAATTTCTCAATTTGCCCGTATTTTGATAATCACCATTTACAATCACAAGAGCCTCTTTTTTCATCTGAACTCCTTTTTTAAATAATTTTATCTAAAATAAACTTCTTGTCTGTGAGCAATTCTCACAACCGTAATTAGGAGAATTTCACCCTCTCTCAAATATACAATTCGATAGTTTCCTGCTCGTTTGCGAAATTTCCCCGTGTGTTTTCCTCTCAAAGGTTTGTCGCCACTG encodes the following:
- a CDS encoding Cytochrome c553 (PFAM: Cytochrome c) is translated as MSQDFYNEVKGELPAIHQQIDQEYKDLSENFYRDLDEEIQEINNLFNEVKSNVPIYANHHFSLKGEYSEIGDALVGELENTIRRQLFGRVNFDQRLERTMNQLQIKQTENLNKFSLKIERFNRSHFSISKQGAELMTMFFKGTLENIVKHETKMIIGTTILHTITNKIASAIGFKMAAKVAGKIVVKSTGGLSGAAIGAAAGSVVPVVGTAIGAVAGGVAAWFAVDKVFIEISEFFTRDEFERGIVDQIEIQRSALITEIKSQYLSLLFKAKEELKQSYSFAPKSSTKDINGDSIKGRNLFAKCAACHGQNAEKSALVKSQVIAGWDAAKIETALNGYKDGSYGGAMKGLMKGQVATLTDQEIIDLAIYISSLK
- a CDS encoding hypothetical protein (PFAM: Caspase domain), which codes for MKKEALVIVNGDYQNTGKLRNSVNDSRDIASFLKNVGFSVSHFSDLEQDEFWEEVENFGLELF
- a CDS encoding cytotoxic translational repressor of toxin-antitoxin stability system (PFAM: Plasmid stabilisation system protein) yields the protein MFKLIISDHAFKELSKIEKSSQKLIFNKMRDLENGLFSGDKPLRGKHTGKFRKRAGNYRIVYLREGEILLITVVRIAHRQEVYFR